The genomic segment CCGAGGAATGCCGAGCCGGCGTCTCGGATCGGCTGGAACAGCCGCTCCCCTTCCGCCGGATCGCCGACGTAGGCGAACCGTGCCGAGATGACCGTCTTGCCCCGCAACGGCTCGGGGATGACCTCGAACGGAGGGAATCGCACGACCGCCACCGACGAGGTCGCCTCCTCGGGCGCAGTCTCGGTGAACGTCGCCCAAGCCCGCAGGACGGATGGGATGTCGCTCTCCTCGAAGAACAGCGAGCCTCCGTAGAAGCTCGGCAGCCGCACCAGCCCGAACTCCATCGAGGTCACCACCCCGAGCCCGCCCTTGCCGCCGCGCAGCGCCCAGAACAGATCGGGATGCTCCTCGGCGCTCGCCGTCACGACCTCGCCGTCGGCCGTCACCACCCGGAAGCTCCGCGCGTAGTCGGAGGAGAATCCGAAAGTGCGCGCCAACGGGCCGACCCCGCCGCCGAGGGTGTAGCCGATGCATCCGACGTGCCCCGACGCTCCCGTGATGGGTGCCAGGCCGTGCTCCGCGGCAGCAGCGACCACGCTTTCCCACCGGTTCCCCGCACCGATCGATGCGACCGCGCTCTCGGGGTCGATGGACAGACCGGTGACACGCGAGGTCGTGATGATGACCCCCGACGTCACGGGCACGGTGCTGCCGTGGCCCGTGGCGAGCACGTGCACCGGGAGACTGTTGGCTATGGCGAACCGCACGGCGGCCGCGACATCCGCTTCGTCGACCGCGGAGACGGCGACCTCGGGGTCGTGAACGACGGCGGTGTTCTGGGCGGCGACCTCGGCGGCGAGCGCCGCGTCACCGCGTTGCAGAACCGGCCCGGAGGCCGTGGAGACGAGCTCGGCGAAGGATTCGGAGGAGAAAGTCATGCTTGTGACTGTAGCGAGCCCCTCCGACACGGGTCGAGCGGTCGTCGCGAGGATTGCGGAACCCCGCATCCGGCGGA from the Herbiconiux aconitum genome contains:
- a CDS encoding FAD-binding oxidoreductase, whose amino-acid sequence is MTFSSESFAELVSTASGPVLQRGDAALAAEVAAQNTAVVHDPEVAVSAVDEADVAAAVRFAIANSLPVHVLATGHGSTVPVTSGVIITTSRVTGLSIDPESAVASIGAGNRWESVVAAAAEHGLAPITGASGHVGCIGYTLGGGVGPLARTFGFSSDYARSFRVVTADGEVVTASAEEHPDLFWALRGGKGGLGVVTSMEFGLVRLPSFYGGSLFFEESDIPSVLRAWATFTETAPEEATSSVAVVRFPPFEVIPEPLRGKTVISARFAYVGDPAEGERLFQPIRDAGSAFLGRVGEMPASEVSTIHSDPTDPGPSWDRGMLLGGIDGEFIDRFLAMFGPGREVPIIVAELRHLGGATARDVPGGSAVGGRSAEYAFVMIGAPDPSLFDTVLPQIADGITAQLSEWVSTETNINFASGSLSVPGLYEESWPAAIFDRLAEVRRAYDPTHVFPYPDFPDRGE